Below is a window of Tachysurus fulvidraco isolate hzauxx_2018 chromosome 11, HZAU_PFXX_2.0, whole genome shotgun sequence DNA.
agAAGAGAGTGTTCAGTAGGATATAggatataggatcagctttccagcgctaaagaaactgaacgtcttccgcagaaacggagctaaacctttcaaggtacaacacacagtactacaaaaacacatttgtattaccatagtattactcactgagtttatttactgataaaaatatcccctcggccagctgccccagcaggttccgccataatagttgtcTGAggtatacttgggttatacctgtctggtgtatgtgtgggtggagctatcaatacaggggtggggtacatttgggttaggggcgtgtttgtgttggtgatttcaaatgtcaacattggctttcaaacatcgtgtaCCGCACCTTTAATATCTTAAGTGTGCTTTGACATATGCAGCATTTGGTCTGTTTGTAACAAAAGAACATTCATTTACTTTgtcagcatttggcagacatccttatacAGAGACATCAAAAAGTGCGTTGAAGCCAATGAATACATCGACACTGGCTCACTAGATTACAGACTTCAGAATAGCAGCAACCTAAAATACTCTGGTTTGTAGGGAGTTTAAgttcaagtgtttcaggaaaaaaaaaataggtctTCAGTCGTCTTCCAAGAatcttgctgtatacctacctGTTACCCTGCGAGATGGTGGGACcggtcaagcagtgctggtagatcagagggagcgaggtgcagtctTAGGCTAAGTAGGCATGCATCAGAGTTTTAAATCTTAGGCTTGTAGTTAGCGGAAGCTAGTGGAGGGAGAGTAACGTGGGGCTGCAGCTGAGAACCAATTGTGTTCCTATGTAGACCAGCCAGGAGggacaagtacctgagcagccggTGTGAATAAAATTGCCTTAATCCCTCTaatgtagagaagaaactgacgtgagcatgtcacattagcaacatacAAGGAAAtagacagttgattgtccatggttatgCCAAGCAGTGGCCAAGAGGGAGATCAGAGAGTTGTGTACGGTTAACACAAGGTCCTGACCTGGAGATGAATAACCAGCAGTTCGGTTTTACTGGAATTGAGTTTCAGCTGTTGAGCCGTCatgatatgtctgccagacCTGCTGAGATCTgagcagaagctgtggtatctgagggttacttgacaaaacaaagcaacaacACAGACAGCAGCTGAGCTCAGTGAAAACCCAGTGTGGTTTGACTGGAATGGGAAAGTGATTCTACCctgaagtggaggaagcaaatCCATGTAGTATAATGCAAGCATTTTCTCTAGATACTAAGCTCACCTTACTGTACATGAACCTCTGCAGCTCGAGCTCAGCGATGCCCAGCTGGCCGTCCTCCTCGGTGAGACACCAGCGTGCTTGAGCAAAGTAGATTTCGGTACGACGCGCCACGCTCACATCTTCTGGAGGTTTTCGTAGTTCCAGCTTATTCGCACGCTGCAGCTGGAAATCCTTAAAACATCTGGAAAGAGAGAGCTTATTTGTGTAAACTTTCAAACATAATCATCCTACTCAGAAATACAGTCTTAGTAAGGCCGATTCCTGTATGTGGTATTCAACGAAGACGCATTTAAATTCTCTTCGACAACAAAAATACAGAGGTCATGACACAAGATACTACTCGTTCTTCAGCAGTTCGAGTCAGAAGGCCAGACTGGAATTcataaagaaatacagaaatgaacCGCAAAAGCTCTGGAACCAAACTAAACCTCTACCAAAGTGATGACAACTCTaaagtgtggagaaagaaataaaaggacCTTCTCctgatccaaaacatacaaaatactCTCATTGGTCTAGCAGTGTAGAGTTACTGTCATAGCTTGGGCTTGTTTCTGGAACTGACTCACTAATCTTTGTTCATGATGGTACAGTAGCAGCAGAATACAGGAAGAATTCTACAGAAACTTTCTGTGTGTGAAACACAGTTCATCTAATTTAGTCACACTTCATAGTAAAGAAGGACAACTACATTAGGGTGGAGAAAAAGGGGAAGACTTTTAGACCGGTCATTATTTTCTTTCCCGTGATACTCGTGGTGTTCAGCGAGAACCGATGCACACCCAcctgatgaggatgttgagttCTTCACTTTTCATTTGCAGGTCAGTCTTCTCCTGATTGAGCTGATTCTGCAGACGCATGTTGATGTCAGACAGCTCGTCTCCTCTTAGTTCCTCAGGTTGGGACTACAGGAGTTCAAGCAACGTGTGAAAACATGTAAACTTATGGAGAAAAATGCCCTAAAGCTATTGGAGTATTTCCACAGCATTAACTGACCGTGTATTATTGCTTTTAAAATGAAGTagctaaaaaaaagaataataaataaataaataaataaatgacgaGTGTATTTCCACATGATTATATAATGTGCTAATTTAAAAACTGTAATATTGTGTTAGATGGTTATCATAGCAGAAAAAGCTTATGACCCGCCTTAGGAACCACCACAGATCAATCAATCAGCACTAAGAATATTGTCCAGGACCAATTTGATTAACTAGTGAATAAATCCAACAATCAATTCAGCAACTAAAGCGCAGGCAGATTTTagacactgacccttatgttgGAGTAGATCTGCTTCTCGAGTCGACGGATCTGAGCGACGTGCTGGCGAACGGCTTCCTGCAGGTGCAGAATGCTGCTGCGCTGCTCCTCGGGATTGCTGGAGATCTCTAGCTGGAAGCGCACACGCTGCTTCTTCTCACTGTGCTCCTGTGAATGAAAATGCACTTTAGAAAGGCAATCTCCTTAAACCCAGAAGCCTGTCAGACTACTTGCAAAAATCTCTGACCTTGCGCCGAGGTTCCACGTGAAGCAACAGGTTGTTGACGATGTCCAGAATCATGGCATACTGCACTGGGTTGGTGGAGACCTCCAGGTCATTATGAATAAGGGTGAAGGTGTCTACTGCACCTGGCAGGAAAAGCATTGATTTTAATACTCCGACGATATAGCCAAAGATTTTAGCAATGTTTTATAAGTGTCATTTTAAGAACATTGGACCTACCAGCCTGCTTCTTGAGCAGATCTTCTTTTTCATGCTGATCACGTATTTCCGGAGGTTTGATCTGTGTAGCTAGCTCTGGGTCGATATCATGGCTGTAGCCGATGTAGTACATGCGGCAGCTGCAACGCGAGATGATACGCTGGACTTGCTGAGTCTCCTGCACATGTGATGGCTGGTTCCAGTCTAACGCATGCAGAATATATCCACGTGTTTTCTCAGTGCACACGGAAAACTAACAACATGCAACTCACAAaccaacacactgatgtgaaacacagctctgtgtatctgtgctgGCATGACAAAAGTTCTGTTTGTCCCTCAGATAAATAAAACCTAGGCTGAAAATGGCCCTTAGTTAATTATGTCTTATGCActttttccaccgaggcagtttgagtgctggtttggagcctaatttagaaccagttctttctttttcgacagccaaagcaccggctctgtaCCAGGAAAAGTgattcttaagtagcaccaaaacgttgctggtctagacttaagaaccgcttacgtcaggggctgtgggcggggctactgtttgataatgtacctacagtatactaatgtttaatacacttttactttaccgcaatatgatcagcacacatgatagtaggtagctacatgctgaGGCTAACTTTCttgattacaacctccatttatacagattacacggagctgcacgaacacgttggattcgccgcgtttggatgccaatgtaggttcacaaagccatgagcatcaacagtaaagcaacatccaccatagatgatgttgtgtttgtcactgCTGCGCGAACGTTGCTgggtaacgtgacacgtatacagtgatgtcagactcggctctgtgacggctctccaACCGACGGAAAGGCAAAcaggttcttagaaggtttgccgGTGGAACCAattttgaaccagcaccagcacgggctctgaaccagcacccgcttCTTTTTGGTGGATAAGGGGTATTACTGTTCAGTTATTTAgcactcattcattttcatgtCATCTTATTTCAGTTCAAATTAATCACATATGTTGTATTGACAACAACCTGGCCGGTcccacaaatgtgtgtgtgcaagtcaATCCCACTCATGTACcctaaattttatttctttgctgttataaatcATCTCTTCTCTACCGGGAAGATTTTCAGCTAGATTTTGGAACGTGTCTGTGGGAATTTTTCCTCTTGGCCACAAGAGGATTTTTAGTGGTGtttaggtcagggctctgtgcaggacatcAAGTTCTTAGACACCAATCTTGGCAAGCCAAGTATTAATAGAGGTTTGGGCCCggtagttccagtgaagggaaaagaTGTTCTACAAGATCGTGTGCTTAAGAATTTGTGACAACAATTTatggaagaaccacatatgggcgtgatggttaaggtgttcaacatttggccatatagtgctTGAGTAGTCTAGTGGACTCAAAGAACTCTATAAAAGAAGAACAGCAGTGTACCTGTGGTGGTGCTGACCATGCCGCCCACAGCCTGTCCGCTCTCCATCAGCTCCTGCACAGAGTCCAGTGTCCGTTGCCTGTGCTCCTCGATGTTTTTTACCTACATATTCACAAAACGAGACACACCTCCATTTAATTTGCATGCTATCTGTAGTAAGGGttaaaaacagtaaacagaCGTCACCTCCTTTCATGGAGATAACAGGATGGCTGTCACGGCTAGCAGCTCCATAAGACTTCGCATAAAGTCTAGTCACTTTGTATACAGCTGAGGACAGTAAACAAACTCACCTCTAGCCATAGTTGCCCATCCTCCTGTTCTGAAGGATTGGGCTCCATGGTGGCAAAATACTGCATACAGTCCAATGAGCAGGCCCATGTGGTCTTCTGCTTCAGTGTATCACTGTACCAAGCTGGATGATGCTCACATTGCAGCAGCTGAGCCTTTGCAGCTGAAACGAGCACACACCCTGCTGTCTCGGTGCCACGCAGCATCATCtagacaaaaccaaacaaaaacaccaaTGCGATACGGTTCAGATAAAATCCGAACAAGATCCAAACAGTTCCgaagtgaagtgaagttttGTTCTCTACCTGACAGTTGACAAGCTCGATGCACCAGTTGTGGTTGTACACGTCATCCGTTTGGCATGCTGCGATTCCGCTCAGCTGTTCGCTCACACCAGCATCCTCTTCAGAAAACACCACAAACTTATCGGTTTCCTCAATTAGCTTCTGAAGCATAGATGTTCCTGGAAAACCCAATCGCACAGATTCAGTCATATCGTTTCCAtaataaattcagtttaaaacaaaatcaagcccaaaaaaacaacaactgcaCCTTCATTCTGGTTCTTCTCTATGCGACTGACGGCAGGTACAATAGGGGTAGAAAGAGCAGTTTTAGGGGTGTACGTGGACATGGAGCGTTTAAGTTTCTTAGCTTGAAGTTGTGTATCGATCCTCAGGCCCTTCAGTGCCTCTGTAGACAGGTTCCTCTTCAGTACGGCTGCTTTCTTATAACCATCGTACAGACCGAAGGCGATGTTCCTGTTGGTGGCGTTCCACGAGGCACGAAGATCCACTAGACACAGCTTGTGAGTGTAGGACGCATTGCACTCATCCTTTGAACTGACGTCCTGTTGGAAACAAAAGGCATAACATCAGGATTCTTAATAATTATAagaaacattataaaatatcaACTATTAACCAATAAGTTGATGTCAACTtaagaacaaataaatgtttaacaaagCATCAAGTTAaagaaaatatagaaatgatTGTAGATTGATCGACTGTAAAGACTAAAGATCTTCCTTAGTCAGGATGCTTCCAAACGTCGAAGCTGTTGCGTTGTGATGTATCTGAACCCTGTCTCAgtaacacaaaaaaagcaaagcaataaAACACTCAGGATGCTGGTCTATTGTGCTCCTACATGTCCTAACACACAATATATTGTAGCTAATCCAGCTCCTGGCATTTCTTTAGGAAGTGGGAAGAACCTGCTCAGGATCCGACTGTGACCTGTCGCCCCAACATGATCACACCACGATACATTTGTTTAAGTAAGAATGAGCTACTCAAGAAACTGTATAGATGAATTTGATAATTACGGTTTTATTTAAACGATTTAAACTGAGTTGTGAATGTGTGCTCTGACCTCCTCCATGCGGTTGCTTTGTCTCTGGTAGCTGAGTGAAGACAGGCTGAGTAAATGGGTCTTCTTCACCTGTGCGTTGATCTGGTGGTCGGCTGTCTCGTCCGAGCTGGAGGACATCAGGTGCACGGTGACGAAGGACAGCTCGCTAACCATCTGAGTCACGTTCCACTCTGAGATTAGCCTCCTCATCACCGTGCCCGCTgccaccacacaaacacacacgcttacacacactgttcctCTGCATCCAATCTGACCCTTGCAACTGATCCAAAATATTGTTTTCAATCTCCCCGAGTTCCCCACTGACTTCCTGTATCTGCttgcatcagatttaaaacaacgTTTGCCTACAAAGTTAAAACACACTTATCCTACAAGGTACAAGGACGACATGCGTCGGTCTTCTCtgacttgtgtgtttttttaatgccagTCCTGAGGAAGtttgaaatgtaatgtaaaatgaagatgtgatgtgtttactCTCACCCTGTGGTATAAGCCTCTGTGCTCCTCTGGTGAAGATATGACCCTTACTACACTCCAGCTGAATTCCCCGCTGCTGGGCAAATGATGCCCAATAATGAACCTGCAAAGGGTAGAAATATAATGAGGGATTATCCTCAAGAGTAAAGCACTGACTTAAAGTCCTCTGCTTTCTGCCCAAATACATCAcataattagatttatttttaaaaatatattattatacaaatccatccatccatccatccatctgatccaGCCAGCCAGGAAGCCAACCAGCcatctgatccatccatccatctatccatcatccactcacccacccacttcATATACTGAGAGGCAGGGAACTTGGAGCTATATAACTAttatatatcaaatattaaattaaatattatataactataaatatttACTGCTGATAACTATATAGCTACtccccattttttttcttgtaagaTGGCATTTCCCCAGTATATTATCTATACCCGTCTGTCTGAACATAAAATACATCAAGTgctttttgtgtgcatgttatgAGTAAGGCTGAGTAAGTAAACAGGGTGACCAGGGATGAGACCTGTAGCTGAGGAAATGCTGCTGTGTAGGACATCTGTTTGTAGTGCTGGCCGAGCTTCTTGCGCGAGTGACGGAGGCTCTGGAAGAGTTTTCCTCTGCAGATGGGTCGCGACACACTGGTCCATGTGGCCCAGAAGTTCTGCATCCAACGCAGAGTGCTGCTATACAGGAGTATTCGAGGCTGACAGGGTTCTGAAAGCAAACAGACATACTTATAAAAATTCTTTTGTCACAGAatagtaaaagaaataaacaaaaaaaacccacatacCTGTGTCGCTGTTCTGGTTAAGGTCCATAGTGATGGAAAGGTTGAGATTTTCTGATCGGAAAGCCCTGTAGGAATCGTGTGGCTGTCCCGAGGTGACGTCAGCCACGCTGTCTGCACTGCACAACATAACTGAGTGGTGGTCATGTGGGTTGCCATGGCAAAGCCATTGCAGGTCCCAGGTCATGCACAGATTGGGAAGGTGCAGAAAACAAATATCATCATATCTGAAAGAACAAAAACGACAAGATATTTTGACTACAGGTGATGGATATGGGATGTTGACAGaaattacaattacaaattTCAGGTATTTTCACAGACTGAGCTAGTGGTCTATAGTGGTGGTCTACAGAATATCAAACGTATAccacaaatacaataaacattgtTAGGAAATGGATCTAAATCGATCTAACTGTTCATCtaaatataatgatttttttaaggctttatgattttaaatttttgttcatttaaaaaggtCGCATACTTTGAGGCAGTCCTAACGTTGACATCCAAGTCACCCTTAAAGACAAACTGCCCAGGGTTCCAGTCGAAGTTAAGCTTGTTCCACTCCCAGTGCATGTTTTCTGTAGTGTTGTAAGGGTCCTGCAAAAGTATATGGGTTCAGTGAAATGAGCCAATAAACAAGTTAGTGTTTTTAATGGAAATGCAATACCAAAAACCTCGGTACAGGAAGTACCTCAGTGGCAAGCTGGTGCAAGTTGGCCTGCTCGATGTCCATGTGCCAGCGTCCATGCAGCAGCAGCCTGCTTTTATCCCACCAGGCCAGAAGAGGAGAGCGGTCAGCAGTGGGCTTGGTCAGTAAATCCACTGCctggccaatcagagtccaTGCTGGGTCCCAGCACGGCCCCCACACAATCGTATAAAGTGAGATGCTTgctaaagaaaagaagaattgAACAGAAAATATTATTCTAAACTTTTCGAAGTATGTTAAGTACAGTGTGAAACTCGATGCGGTGAAACTCACAAGTGACATCGTAGTAGAATTTGAGAGGAGGCACGTTCCGGTAAACGGTCACATCTCCCCAAGGTTGGCCGAGTTTAACCACCTCTTTACGCCGTCCACGCATCTGCCCATCCTGCTCTGTCCCTATGAGACGCCCCGACAGCTCCCAGTCCCTAATCTCGAACAAGTATCGTGGGTAATCTCGAATCCTCACTATGTCAAACGTGAAATAAGAGACaagatttaacaaaaaaaacaaaaacaaaaaaacaacagtatatACTCACACAGAATGTTATACGTATAACAAACatatataacaaacacacagcataacaaacacacagcatgaaGTACATTAGTGTAAACATAGTAAAAGTACTGACCCAAGTATGCACTCATCTTAAAGAACATGGCTCGGCACCACTGCACCACCAGAGGCAGTCCATCTCTAGGAAAGGGACTGACGTTGTCAATCTCGCAGAGTAGCTCACGCATACGTTCGTGCCCATGCAGTGAGTGATCAGCCAAGGCCACCAGTTCCAAATTTGCCACACTCCATGTGAGCAGTGCCTTGCGCATTGGGGTGCTGGCATAGAGGCGGCGTGAGCGCTGGATGTAGATTTCGATGTGCTTGCGCTCCAGTGAGGCGTACAGCTCCTCGATCTTGCGCGCTGGTAGCAGTTCACCGTGCATCCTGCGCAGCTCTGCCACTTTGCGGTCAAGCAGCTGCAAGCGTTTGGCGCTTTCCTTGCTCTCATCCTTCATCAACTCATAGTTGTCACGGAGCTTGATCTCGAACACATCATCCAGAAAGATGAAGGTGAATTGGTCTATTTTGAAGAAGAGATCTGGAGGAAGGCGTTCAGTCACAGTGGAACCAGTTCTGTGGAGGCTCTTCAGCCACTTCTGGGCACTCACCGCCTTGTCAAAAGTACTGGAAAAGTTGTACTGGTATGGGAATTCCACAGTGAGCGCCGGAACGGAAAAGAGCCAAGCGCGGTTGTGAGGCGTCGACAGGAACGAGAAGCGTTCGCGGTACTTCTGTAGCTCGTCTGAACGATCAAACATGTTCACCTCCGGCTcggaaaatgtaaaaatgtcgTTGCCGTCGAAGTTGAACACCACCTGAGGAGATCTGATGTGAGTGGCTCCCGGCCGCTTGGAAACAGACAGAGCCTCAGCACGCACAATAAGGAAGTTGTTCTCTGCGACGTACGCGGTGAGCTGGGTGTGAGCCAGAACTAAACGCATGCTGAGAGATTTTAAAGCAGAAGAGGGTGGAGAGGGCAAGGTATCTTCTTCCTGCTTTATACCTAACACCGTACGCAGTGTGCTCCAGCAGCTGTGACTTTCACAGACGTGCTGATACAGAAACATGTGATCAGACGGCGTCCAGTGAAGAGCCAAGGCCTGGTCAGTCTGCATCTATGCACAAAATAAGTAGGAAGCACGCATTATTAAAATgggaaggcaaaaaaaaaaaaggcttcagGAATTACATTTGTAGATCAGGTGCTTtacatcagtggtccccaacccccgggctgcggaccggtaccggtccgtggaccaaatggcccaaggaacattaatttttttttccattttatttactgtggtgtatttctctcgggtttatgtgactttccatggatgagaggttacccgggagctgagagacgtcacttaaagccgcaccaataccgcgcatgcgcaaaatatcatgatatcgagccgggtttaggtgacgtctggagctgagaggctgcaagcggcagtggtgttgtagcttaggtggagagagaaggtgtgtatcgctcttctctctgttcactggtactttctcatgtttaacagtgcttggtgtacgtgtatattgtgtttgctcaaatttaacccacaaattagcaaaagttagaaagttagaaactctgccggtgttctggattaaagtcatggcggaataccctgagattgccaccacagcacttaaatccctattgccatttctgacatgctatctgtgtgaagcggggttttctgcagtgatggcaaccaaaacaaaacaacggaataaactggacataagcaacacacttcgggtgtcattgtctcctattaccccagatggaaccgtctcgctgcaaagaaacaagctcagggttctcattgatttagcgttgtagtgagttaaaaaggcatgtttaaatacaattacattaaaatgattaattttaatttaattgtatagcccccacaccccacccccagcgggccacggtaaaattttcaaacattgaccggtccgcggtgaaaaaaaggttggggaccactgctttacATGATTGCTAGTATTTAATGTTTAGTAAACGTAGTGTCCTGCCGTGTTTATCTAAATGTAATAATCGTTCGAAATAGTAGCCTGTTATGAGCCATGTTACTCTAGCAATCAATCGAGTATTGCTACATCCAAAATTACTTTTGCAAAATGTGGCTCATCAGGTTTTTCCCCCAAATTTTGCGATTCAACATGCagagttttatttttggttattttttatgtttttttaaggaaaactACTTAAACTGAGGAAATTGCAAGCTCTAGATTCTTCTTGAAACtactaccagtgaagacacatatgGAATTAGTCAAAGAGGGCTTAGGCTATTCAACTACGTACTAGGGCTGGGCGGTATGACGGTATTTTCCGTTTCCGCGGAATAAAATGTCTACCGTTACAGGTTTTTCTATTCCGTGCATACGTGGGCGTGATTAACCTCACGTGTCACACGCCTGAATCTGAGAACGATTGAGAAGCAGCACATAAGCGtagataagaagaaaaacatggagaaagacatgcatgctgatcccgagcaggaggaggaacttGTTGTGAAACGAGGCGCAACATCAGTGGTATGGATGTGGTTCGGGTTTACAAAGGCTGACTAAGAGCAGACAAATGTGATTTGCAAACTGTGTCACACGAATGTAACCGTTAGCCATGCTAGCACCAGGAACTTGTTTTACCATCTAAAAATAAAGCATGTCAAAGAATACAACGGAAGCCAACAGATGCGCTCCTTTTGTTGATTTAcctgaaaaattattattccgTGATATATACCGCTAacgtgaaataaaataacttattcCGTGAAACGGTCATTTTTTTGGTCATTCCGCCCACCCCTACGATGTACTATGCAACTAACTAAAATCTTTTATAGGATAAAGAGGACcgtggtgttgatgtgtgtgactgtgactcTGCGGTACCTCCAGTGTGTGACTGCTGTTCTGGTAGGACACAGTGAGGCTGCTCAGACCGACAACAGGACTACAGGCCTGGTCTGCAGTGCAGCACGGCTCAGTGCTCTCGCTCAGTGACTTCAGTATAGACAGAGCCACACCTCGGACTGATGCTTGCGAGCTCTCCGCAGAGCTACTGGATCCTACTTCATCCACCCGGAACACTACGGCTCCTGCACGATCGGAGTTATAATTATAAAGCCGGATTTTACAGAGGACGAATAAAGGAAGGAGAAAACATGCGACTGTAAAACATGAAGCTTTCCAGCTGCACTCA
It encodes the following:
- the LOC113636589 gene encoding protein KIAA0100 isoform X1, producing the protein MTTLLIALLLLLSVGTLCILICRWLLCRLAVRFFRNALKAELKIKSLGLFCLRGISVQFLSHHTLEIDRIWISSKLFNQDLPRYLALCVGETRVRIDLKEPLRPQPNHDGNPNKSLLSPSTLSFLSQLLSLHISSLNVMVLNLLLPESLWHMTNTAITLLLDHQCKRLAWDFTVGQLSSKVLKSSRLNTCLAEVSLGLAVSGDVSLPDLRPGQLALSVRTLMAELHEGLFHSQLLLPKATCTSETDTSSVEHAEEDGYVQMEAVEKIHQMIPQKVNVEFENTNITLSMHSQKRHLNWTLKSLMLDYDCDEEQLPLKGFVPELRFPHSRLELLLEDGLLLSQSRQRIICLTSIKTVLQVTSADICGSVTVSTCIIHYRQQEFSHWLDLFSWEQLIHRKATHRKKRFPLLDVPLRFSSTLSNVNVSIQLGDTPPFALGFISVSTELQHAVDSTKQDESLSTSLDHFWWRVGQGSHIQQAPHPPGKHVWGEALIVDSFTLRGSYSNSRGVDSDSSASVCVESSLQGLQMELSEICALCLSRLVSIFKLVHIQMSLTPAASSTKESSGLPLAVKLQLNLQDVNMFTLSNVAGAVVFRVDEVGSSSSAESSQASVRGVALSILKSLSESTEPCCTADQACSPVVGLSSLTVSYQNSSHTLEMQTDQALALHWTPSDHMFLYQHVCESHSCWSTLRTVLGIKQEEDTLPSPPSSALKSLSMRLVLAHTQLTAYVAENNFLIVRAEALSVSKRPGATHIRSPQVVFNFDGNDIFTFSEPEVNMFDRSDELQKYRERFSFLSTPHNRAWLFSVPALTVEFPYQYNFSSTFDKAVSAQKWLKSLHRTGSTVTERLPPDLFFKIDQFTFIFLDDVFEIKLRDNYELMKDESKESAKRLQLLDRKVAELRRMHGELLPARKIEELYASLERKHIEIYIQRSRRLYASTPMRKALLTWSVANLELVALADHSLHGHERMRELLCEIDNVSPFPRDGLPLVVQWCRAMFFKMSAYLVRIRDYPRYLFEIRDWELSGRLIGTEQDGQMRGRRKEVVKLGQPWGDVTVYRNVPPLKFYYDVTSSISLYTIVWGPCWDPAWTLIGQAVDLLTKPTADRSPLLAWWDKSRLLLHGRWHMDIEQANLHQLATEDPYNTTENMHWEWNKLNFDWNPGQFVFKGDLDVNVRTASKYDDICFLHLPNLCMTWDLQWLCHGNPHDHHSVMLCSADSVADVTSGQPHDSYRAFRSENLNLSITMDLNQNSDTEPCQPRILLYSSTLRWMQNFWATWTSVSRPICRGKLFQSLRHSRKKLGQHYKQMSYTAAFPQLQVHYWASFAQQRGIQLECSKGHIFTRGAQRLIPQAGTVMRRLISEWNVTQMVSELSFVTVHLMSSSSDETADHQINAQVKKTHLLSLSSLSYQRQSNRMEEDVSSKDECNASYTHKLCLVDLRASWNATNRNIAFGLYDGYKKAAVLKRNLSTEALKGLRIDTQLQAKKLKRSMSTYTPKTALSTPIVPAVSRIEKNQNEGTSMLQKLIEETDKFVVFSEEDAGVSEQLSGIAACQTDDVYNHNWCIELVNCQMMLRGTETAGCVLVSAAKAQLLQCEHHPAWYSDTLKQKTTWACSLDCMQYFATMEPNPSEQEDGQLWLEVKNIEEHRQRTLDSVQELMESGQAVGGMVSTTTDWNQPSHVQETQQVQRIISRCSCRMYYIGYSHDIDPELATQIKPPEIRDQHEKEDLLKKQAGAVDTFTLIHNDLEVSTNPVQYAMILDIVNNLLLHVEPRRKEHSEKKQRVRFQLEISSNPEEQRSSILHLQEAVRQHVAQIRRLEKQIYSNIRSQPEELRGDELSDINMRLQNQLNQEKTDLQMKSEELNILIRCFKDFQLQRANKLELRKPPEDVSVARRTEIYFAQARWCLTEEDGQLGIAELELQRFMYSKLNKSDDTAEHLLELGWFTMNNLLPNAAYKHVRVVLRPQSSCQSGRQLALRIFSKVRPPVGGISVKEHFEVNVVPLTIQLMYHFFKRMMGFFFPGRNVEEEEVGDEEDKLRMVTTGVVKPRPLSEDSIGGLGTSKGVTQGMNRTSGVRRSFRKPPEHPIDDIDKMKERAAMNNSFIYIKIPQVPLCVSYKGEKSSVDWKDLNLVLPCLEYHNNTWTWLDFAMAVKRDSRKALVAQMIKEKLRLKPASVSEFRGKTTEGKADSGLQQQMEDEKARLLIGLSTSDKSSSKKIFSRHK